GTGGCAGACCCTGGGTGACGATTACTTTCTCTACTACAGCGCCAGCGAGATTGCCTGGCACACCCAGGGGATTCTGCGCGCCGGTGACAATGTCAATCCTCTGGTTTTGATCAGCGCCCCCACCGACGACATGACCGAAGGGGGCACCAAGGTGTTCATCCACACCCGAGCCGTCAACAACCTGTTCGCCGCCACGGCCGCCGCCATGGAACAGCTCGGACTCTCGATTCACGATGCCCGCATCGCCACCTCCAGCAACGAGTGGACGCTGAACACCTTCATCATACTGGACGAGCATGGCGAGCCCATTCGGGAACGTGGGCAATTGGCCGCCATCCATTACCATCTGGTCGAAGAGCTCGACGACCCCGACGACTATCCACGTATCGTGTCACGCCACACGCCGCGCCAGCTCAAGCACTTCAGGGTTCCGACTCGTGTCACCATCGAGCAGGACGACACCAACGCTCGTACCATGCTCGAAGTCATTGCCGCCGACCGGCCCGGGCTCCTTGCCCGGGTAGGCAGGATTTTCATGGAGTGTGGTGTTTCGTTGACCGCGGCCAAGATCGCCACGCTCGGAGAGCGGGTCGAGGACGTCTTCTTCATTACCGACACCGAAGGCCAACCGCTGACCGATCCGGCGCAGCAGCACCAGCTCCATGCGCGACTGTGTGAAGTACTGGATGCCCAGGCCGGCGTCACCTGATAGCGCACCGGCGTTTGAGCCGCCCAGGTGAACCCGCCTATAATCGCCCTCTTGTCCATTTTTCAGCCCACATTATCGGATTGAGCAATGCTGACACTCTACGGTCTGCACAACTGCGATAGCTGCCGCCGAGCGCAGCGCGCGCTGGAAGCGGCCGGATGCACGGTCGATTTCGTCGATCTGAAGCAGCGAAGTGCGGAGCAGGGCCTCGATGACGCCCTGCTCGACCGTCTGCTGGAAGGCGCTGACTGGCGCACCCTGCTCAATCGTCGAAGTCGCACCTGGCGCGAACTCGGAGAGGAAGAGCGCAGCGATCTGGATGAAGACAGTGCCCGGGCGCTGATGAAAAGTCGACCAACGCTGATCAAGCGACCGGTAGTGGATGACGGCACGACCCTGATCATCGGTCATGACCCGGATGGCTGGCGTAGCCTGATCGATCAGTGAACAGCTGCCAGAGTCCCCTGCCCACCACCGTATCAATGGAGCACCCCCATGCTGAGTCTTGCACTGGGTATTGGCCATCAGAACAGCCGCGGCGAGTGGCTGGATGTCTATTATCCTGCCCCGCTACACCAGCCTGACAGCGCGCTGGTCGAGGCGGCGCGACAAAGTCTTGAAGCGCCTGCCGGCAACACCGCCGTCAGCTTTCTGCCCGAGCACTGCACTGCGCTGGCCGATGCCCTGAGCGCTGCCGGCGATGAACATCAGGCTGATATTGCCCGCGCCATGGTCGACAGCCAGCGCCCACTGGTCGCGATGTTTCTCGAGGAAGACCGAACCCCGGAAAGCGTGCCCGAGGTCTATCTCAAGCTTCACCTGCTGTCGCACCGTCTGGTCAGGCCGCATAGCATCAAACTCGATGGCATGTTTGCCCTGTTGAAAAACATCGCCTGGACCAGCGAGGGTCCGATTGACGTTGAGGAACTGGATAACAGGCAGCTCAAGGCGCGTCTCGCCGGCCGCCCGCTATCGGTGGACAGTGTCGACAAATTCCCGAAGATGACCGACTACGTCATGCCTGCCGGCGTACGTATCGCCGATACCGCCCGCGTTCGCCTTGGGGCGTATCTGGGCGAAGGCACTACGGTAATGCACGAAGGCTTTTGCAACTTCAATGCCGGTACCGAAGGCCCGGGGATGGTCGAAGGCCGTATCGCAGCCGGCGTCATGCTCGGCAGCGGTTCCGATCTTGGTGGCGGTGCCTCGACCATGGGTACCCTCTCCGGTGGTGGCAATATCGTCATCCGCACCGGCGAGAACTGCCTGATTGGCGCCAATGCCGGCCTGGGTATCCCGCTCGGCGATCGCTGCACCATCGAAGCCGGGCTTTACATCACGGCCGGAGCCAAGGTCACCGTCCTTGATGATCAGGGGCAGGAAGTGCGCACCGTGGCCGCCCGCGAACTGGCCGGGCAGGATGATCTGCTGTTCATCCGTCATTCGGTGACCGGACGGCTCGAATGCCGCACCAACAAGAGTGCCATTGCGCTCAACGATGTCCTGCACGCCCACAACTGATCCACGGTGGCCGATCGTTGCGACCGGCCACCCCATGACTACCGGACCCTCCATGCCATCAGGCCACAGCGACACCCTTGCACTGGCAATCGAGCTTCTGTC
This DNA window, taken from Kushneria phosphatilytica, encodes the following:
- a CDS encoding ArsC/Spx/MgsR family protein, coding for MLTLYGLHNCDSCRRAQRALEAAGCTVDFVDLKQRSAEQGLDDALLDRLLEGADWRTLLNRRSRTWRELGEEERSDLDEDSARALMKSRPTLIKRPVVDDGTTLIIGHDPDGWRSLIDQ
- the dapD gene encoding 2,3,4,5-tetrahydropyridine-2,6-dicarboxylate N-succinyltransferase; its protein translation is MLSLALGIGHQNSRGEWLDVYYPAPLHQPDSALVEAARQSLEAPAGNTAVSFLPEHCTALADALSAAGDEHQADIARAMVDSQRPLVAMFLEEDRTPESVPEVYLKLHLLSHRLVRPHSIKLDGMFALLKNIAWTSEGPIDVEELDNRQLKARLAGRPLSVDSVDKFPKMTDYVMPAGVRIADTARVRLGAYLGEGTTVMHEGFCNFNAGTEGPGMVEGRIAAGVMLGSGSDLGGGASTMGTLSGGGNIVIRTGENCLIGANAGLGIPLGDRCTIEAGLYITAGAKVTVLDDQGQEVRTVAARELAGQDDLLFIRHSVTGRLECRTNKSAIALNDVLHAHN